From Saprospiraceae bacterium, one genomic window encodes:
- a CDS encoding histone H1-like repetitive region-containing protein: MATTSSAKKSPAKKAAKKAAPKKAGQAAKKTTAKKTTAKKTTAKKAAPKKATAKKAAPKKAAAKKAAPKKAAAKKAAPKRAAAKKAAPKKAAAKKAAPKKAAAKKAAPKKAAAKKAAPKKATAKKAAPKKAAAKKAAPKKAAAKKAAPKKAAAKKAAPKKATAKKAAPKKATAKKTSARKPSASRGRKKVTPPAAPAPAEGSAMAPSMD, encoded by the coding sequence ATGGCAACTACAAGTAGTGCAAAAAAGTCCCCCGCTAAAAAAGCTGCAAAAAAAGCAGCTCCTAAAAAAGCAGGACAGGCAGCCAAGAAAACAACTGCCAAAAAGACTACGGCTAAGAAAACTACGGCTAAGAAAGCAGCTCCTAAAAAGGCAACTGCAAAAAAAGCGGCTCCTAAAAAAGCAGCAGCTAAGAAAGCAGCTCCTAAAAAAGCAGCAGCTAAGAAAGCAGCTCCTAAAAGAGCAGCAGCTAAGAAAGCAGCTCCTAAAAAAGCAGCAGCTAAGAAAGCGGCTCCTAAAAAGGCAGCAGCTAAAAAAGCGGCTCCTAAAAAAGCAGCAGCTAAGAAAGCAGCTCCTAAAAAGGCAACTGCAAAAAAAGCGGCTCCTAAAAAAGCAGCAGCTAAGAAAGCAGCTCCTAAAAAAGCAGCAGCTAAAAAAGCAGCTCCTAAAAAGGCAGCAGCTAAAAAAGCAGCTCCCAAGAAAGCGACCGCCAAAAAAGCAGCTCCCAAGAAAGCGACTGCTAAAAAAACTTCTGCTAGAAAACCTTCTGCCAGTCGTGGTCGTAAAAAGGTTACTCCTCCAGCAGCTCCAGCACCAGCTGAAGGCTCTGCTATGGCACCATCCATGGATTAA